From Oikeobacillus pervagus, the proteins below share one genomic window:
- a CDS encoding ABC transporter permease, translating into MSQTVVNIPPSGPEMESKYEEKVVSPWKEVWRKFKKNKMAVVGFGIVSFFILLAIFADWIAPYGFKETQLNQKHLSPSSEHWFGTDEFGRDIFSRIIYGARISLWVGFLSVAGSAVVGSFLGILAGYYGRWVDTIISRFFDILLAFPSILLAIAVVAMLGPSLQNALIAIAIINVPTFGRLVRSRVLTIKEEEYITAAKAIGMGDGRILLHHVLPNSLAPIIVQGTLAIATAIIEAAALGFLGMGAQPPTPEWGKMLADSKDFMIQAPWTVFFPGIAIMLTVLGFNLMGDGLRDALDPKMKN; encoded by the coding sequence ATGTCGCAAACTGTCGTAAATATACCTCCTTCAGGCCCTGAAATGGAGTCGAAATATGAAGAAAAAGTCGTTTCACCTTGGAAAGAGGTATGGAGGAAATTTAAGAAAAATAAAATGGCTGTCGTGGGTTTCGGAATCGTCTCATTTTTTATATTGCTTGCGATCTTCGCGGATTGGATTGCTCCGTATGGCTTTAAGGAGACACAATTAAATCAAAAACATCTATCTCCATCGAGTGAGCATTGGTTTGGAACGGATGAATTTGGTCGTGATATATTTAGTAGAATTATATATGGAGCAAGGATATCTTTATGGGTCGGTTTTCTATCTGTTGCGGGCTCAGCCGTTGTCGGTTCATTTTTAGGAATTTTAGCAGGGTATTATGGCAGATGGGTGGATACGATCATCTCCAGATTTTTTGATATTTTACTAGCATTTCCTAGTATTTTACTAGCGATTGCAGTAGTAGCGATGTTAGGTCCTTCATTGCAAAATGCTTTGATTGCCATCGCGATTATCAATGTTCCAACTTTTGGGAGACTTGTTCGTTCACGAGTGTTAACGATTAAAGAGGAAGAATATATTACAGCAGCAAAAGCGATTGGGATGGGAGATGGTAGAATTTTATTACACCATGTCCTTCCAAATAGCTTAGCCCCTATTATCGTTCAAGGTACTTTGGCCATCGCGACCGCTATTATTGAAGCTGCAGCACTTGGTTTCTTAGGAATGGGAGCACAACCACCAACACCTGAGTGGGGGAAGATGCTAGCGGATTCAAAGGATTTCATGATTCAAGCGCCATGGACGGTTTTCTTCCCTGGAATTGCGATTATGCTAACGGTTCTCGGCTTTAACTTAATGGGGGATGGACTTCGTGATGCCTTAGATCCTAAAATGAAAAACTAA